A genome region from Bufo gargarizans isolate SCDJY-AF-19 chromosome 2, ASM1485885v1, whole genome shotgun sequence includes the following:
- the LOC122925684 gene encoding zinc finger MYM-type protein 1-like — MHFDIEEEDISDVSSESDTESIVLMDDETEMELEEPSTASHGISSDPAFWPENIDDQHRITLIKIGPVQEKAFTFPKDDTNRSFSISYYQRVLDNGEKIPRNWLIYSTANNSVQCFACRIFNSDNMALASKQGFNDWQHLTRHLSRHEKTTIHITNYKKWMDLSRALEKGTTIDHINQKIIKQEEKRWYSVIQRIIYIIQYLAGQNLALRGCDARLFQNNNGNFLKLVEMIGKFDPIISEHIQRIQCSISQHSQMPHYLGYKIQNEIIAIVGTKIREKIIRSLNESKYFSIILDCTPDMSHTEQISIVVRFVVLDQSAKKIEVREHFLDFCPVNNTTSEGLTSFLLAYLKNNHIAIENMRGQGYDNGANMKGKHNGLQQRILNINPRAFFVPCSAHTLNLVVNDAAKISFLTIDFFGIVQELYVFFASSTQRWQVLKEHVTYLTLKPLSETRWESRVAAIKPLRYFLPEVFDALYDISDDDNRDINTKHQAQSLATKIKSFKFICSIVIWYELLSKVNVISKIMQQTTSNLSGCVQELEKLIKHLVEYRSDEGFENALADAKGIAEKLDCEAKFPDAFTIRPRRKKKIFDYEHEDESLADPTQYFKVNFFFAVLDTSIQSINERFTLLQSHCDTFAFLYEIPKLGMDKKDILKCSMDLQNKLTDSQLSHSDINGIDLCDELDTIRPFLTQKMTVTNILQYLVKNNLTNTFPNLSVSLRILMTLPVSVAAGERSFSKLKLIKNYLRSTMSQARLTNLSIISIEKSFCEDLDIDDVIRNFAVAKARRVRFV; from the coding sequence ATGCATTTTGACATTGAAGAGGAAGATATATCTGATGTTTCCTCTGAGTCAGACACTGAGTCTATTGTACTTATGGATGATGAAACTGAAATGGAACTTGAAGAGCCATCAACAGCATCACATGGAATCTCAAGTGATCCTGCTTTCTGGCCTGAAAATATAGATGACCAACACAGAATAACTTTGATAAAAATTGGTCCTGTTCAAGAAAAGGCTTTTACTTTTCCAAAAGATGATACCAACAGGAGCTTTTCTATCTCTTACTACCAAAGAGTACTGGATAATGGAGAGAAGATACCAAGAAATTGGTTGATCTATTCTACAGCTAATAATTCGGTCCAGTGTTTTGCTTGCCGGATATTCAACAGTGACAATATGGCTTTGGCCTCAAAACAAGGCTTTAATGATTGGCAGCATCTGACAAGACATTTAAGCCGACATGAAAAAACCACAATCCATATCACAAATTATAAGAAATGGATGGATCTTTCAAGAGCTCTGGAAAAGGGAACAACCATTGATCATATCAATCAAAAGATCATTAAACAAGAAGAGAAACGCTGGTATTCTGTCATACAGCGAATAATCTACATTATCCAATATTTAGCAGGACAAAATCTGGCGCTTCGTGGCTGTGATGCCCGTTTGTTTCAAAACAATAATGGTAACTTCCTGAAATTGGTTGAAATGATAGGGAAATTTGATCCCATCATATCTGAACATATTCAGAGAATTCAGTGCTCCATTTCACAGCATTCACAAATGCCACATTATCTCGGTTACAAGATTCAGAATGAGATAATTGCCATAGTTGGcacaaaaataagagaaaaaattaTACGAAGCCTAAATGAGTCCAAATATTTCTCCATTATCCTGGATTGTACTCCTGATATGAGCCACACTGAGCAGATTAGTATTGTTGTCCGATTTGTTGTTCTAGATcaaagtgcaaaaaaaattgaagttcGAGAACACTTCCTTGATTTTTGTCCAGTAAACAATACAACATCTGAAGGACTGACATCCTTTTTACTGGCCTACCTAAAGAACAATCACATTGCAATTGAGAATATGCGTGGCCAAGGCTATGACAATGGCGCAAACATGAAAGGAAAACATAATGGTTTGCAGCAAAGAATACTCAATATCAATCCAAGAGCCTTTTTTGTGCCATGCAGTGCACATACTCTCAACTTGGTGGTGAATGACGCTGCAAAGATTTCATTCCTGACAATAGATTTCTTTGGCATCGTTCAAGAACTTTATGTGTTCTTTGCCTCATCCACCCAACGGTGGCAAGTACTCAAGGAGCACGTTACATATCTAACTTTAAAACCACTCTCCGAAACCAGATGGGAAAGCAGAGTTGCAGCAATTAAACCCTTGCGATATTTCCTACCTGAGGTATTTGATGCACTGTATGACATCTCAGATGATGACAACAGGGACATTAACACTAAACATCAAGCTCAATCCTTGGCAACGAAAATAAAATCATTCAaattcatctgttccattgtcatTTGGTATGAATTATTATCAAAGGTGAATGTGATCAGCAAAATAATGCAGCAAACAACATCAAACCTATCAGGCTGTGTACAGGAACTGGAGAAGTTGATCAAGCACTTGGTGGAATACAGGTCTGATGAAGGCTTTGAGAATGCGCTAGCTGATGCCAAAGGAATAGCTGAAAAGCTTGATTGTGAAGCAAAATTTCCTGATGCATTTACAATTAGACCTCGACGGAAAAAGAAGATTTTTGACTATGAACATGAAGATGAGTCTCTTGCAGACCCTACACAATATTTTAAAGTGAATTTTTTCTTTGCCGTTTTGGACACATCCATCCAGTCCATAAATGAGAGATTCACATTACTTCAGAGCCACTGTGAcacatttgcatttttatatgAAATCCCAAAACTTGGGATGGACAAAAAGGATATATTGAAGTgttccatggatctgcaaaacaaatTAACTGACAGCCAGTTATCCCACTCTGACATTAATGGAATAGATCTTTGTGATGAACTGGACACCATTCGACCTTTTCTAACCCAGAAGATGACAGTCACCAACATCTTGCAGTATCTAGTGAAGAATAACTTGACCAACACATTCCCAAACCTTTCTGTTTCACTGAGAATATTGATGACACTTCCTGTAAGTGTAGCTGCTGGGGAACGTTCATTTTCCAAACTAAAGCTGATAAAAAATTATCTCCGTTCCACGATGTCCCAGGCAAGACTTACCAACTTATCCATTATATCCATTGAAAAATCCTTCTGCGAAGACTTGGATATAGATGATGTGATTAGAAATTTTGCTGTTGCCAAGGCTCGAAGAGTTCGTTTTGTTTGA